The Moritella sp. F3 sequence CTATTTAACTTTAAAGTTATCGGTAATAACGATCCAAAACTTGAAGATAACATTGTTGCAGTTGCTCAACAGCACGTCACTGGTAACTATGCCCCTAGCTCGAAAGTGAGCAGCAAAGGTACTTACAACTCTGTTACGATCAAAGTTAAAGTACAAG is a genomic window containing:
- the ybeD gene encoding DUF493 family protein YbeD codes for the protein MSLNTKFDELLDFPCLFNFKVIGNNDPKLEDNIVAVAQQHVTGNYAPSSKVSSKGTYNSVTIKVKVQDNKQVESLYIAFGAIPGVVRVL